The Nostoc sp. 'Lobaria pulmonaria (5183) cyanobiont' DNA window AACACCCCAAGCCAAACTAGAAGCAGAAGTTCGGGCAGCGATGGAAGGGGTAATTATTGCCCACAATATGACTACCTCTTACAACAGTATTGTCACCGTTCACGGTGAAGTTTTGCATAACGAGCAGTATCACCATAGTTTGCAACCAGGTGACTTACTGCTTGCCGATGTTGGCGCTGAAACCCAGACGGGTTGGGCAGGTGATGTGACTCGCACGTGGCCAGTTTCGGGTAAGTTTTCATCTACCCAAAGAGATATTTATAATGTGGTATTGGCAGCCCATGATGCTTGCATTGCCAAAATCCAGCCTGGTGTAGAGTATGGGGATATTCATCTGCTAGCAGCTACAGCGATCGCTGAAGGTTTAGTAGAGTTAGGCATTTTACAAGGAAATCCCGAAGATTTAGTAGAAATCAATGCCCACGCGCTGTTTTTTCCTCATGGTATCGGTCATCTACTGGGTTTAGATGTGCATGATATGGAAGATTTGGGCGATTTAGCCGGGTATGAAGAGGGACGTGAAAGGAGCGATCGCTTTGGCTTAAGCTACCTCCGTTTAAATCGTCCCCTGCGTCCAGGAATGCTAGTCACAATTGAGCCTGGTTTTTATCAAGTACCAGCAATTTTAAATGATGCTAATGTGCGTTCAAAATATCAGAATGTGGTGAATTGGCAGCGTTTATCTGAATTTGCCGATGTGCGGGGAATTCGCATTGAAGATGATGTTTTAGTTACTACAGAAGGCAGCGAAGTTTTAACAGCTGCATTGCCAAACGATGCCGATACTGTAGAAAATCTAGTCAATGGCTGAGTTCATACTCACAGGCATCCTTTATGGATGCCTAATTACTGGATTTTTTCTTCTCTCTGTTCCCTCTGCGCCTCTGCGGTAGCCTACAGCAAGCAGCTTTGCGTCTACGTTAATTAAAAATTGACTTTGATAAAGAGTTTGAGCCTTAACCCAAGCGTATTGAGTCCTATAGAACTTTCATTTCCCCAAGCCCAGGTGATTTTGTAAAGCTTGGCGCATCACTTCTACAGGCAAAGTTTCCTGCTGTAACCAGATTTTTAATGCTGCTACCCCTTGTTGGACTAGCATTTCTAATCCATCGATCGCAATTGCGCCTTGTTTTTGTGCCTGCTCTAGAAATTGTGTTGGTTTAGGAATATATATTAAATCGTAAGCGATCGCACCTGTTGGTAAATTCGCGATTTCCTCTACACTCAAAGGCGATTCATCGACTTTGGGATACATCCCAATCGGAGTTGTATTTACCAGCAGATTTGCTTGGGGAATAAGCTTTGGTAATTCTTCCCATTGATGAACCTGGAATTTCTCAGCAAGGGGTGAATTGCTCCAACTATTGCGGAATTCTTCTAATTTCTGCATATTGCGCCCAACAACATGAATTTGGGCAAAACCTAACTGAGTACAACCTGCGACAACTGCTCTGGCTGCACCACCATTGCCTAAAATTACCGCTACTTTCTGACTCCAATTTTGTTTATATGTTGTCTGTAAAGGAGCAAGAAATCCTTCTATATCTGTATTTGTGCCTACCCATTGGTTATTTTGGCGGCTAACAGTATTCACTGCTCCAATAATTTGAGCCAGGGGTGTAATTTCTGAGAGTAGGGGAATGATTGCCTGTTTGTGAGGTATTGTCACATTAAAGCCGACAACCCCAACAGCAGCTAAACCTGCGATCGCCACCTCTAAATTCTGTGGTTCAATCGGAAAAGGCAGATAAATGTAATCTAATTCTAATTGTGCGATCGCTGCATTATGCATCACTGGCGACAGCGAATGCTCCACCGGATGTCCAATGACTCCTAGTAGTTTAGTTTTCCCTGTAATTTCTTTTGTCATTTGTCATTTGTCATTTGTCATTTATCTCCCCTGCTCCCCCGGTTACTGAGCGCAGTCGTTGGCGCAGCCTCTCGTAGAGAAGTATGCCCCCCTGCCCCCTACTCCCCACCTAGCCTACAATTATTAAAAGCTCCTTAACATTTCTTTAAATCATGCAGGCAACTACAGCCTCCTCTACAACTCCAATTCCTGGCAAATATTGGCAGTGGCGCGGGCACAACGTTTACTACGTGCGTGCAGGAGAGAAACAAACGCAACGTCCGCCCTTGCTTTTGGTACATGGATTTGGTGCTTCCACAGACCACTGGCGCAAGAATATCACAGGATTGTGTCAAGATTTTGAAGTATTTGCGATCGACCTTTTGGGATTCGGGCGATCGGCAAAACCAAAATTGCAGTACAGTGGCGACTTGTGGCGCGACCAACTTCACGATTTTATCAGCGAAGTGATTGGTCAAAAAGCAGTATTAGCAGGTAATTCCCTTGGTGGTTATGCTTGCTTATGTGTTGCGTCACAACGTCCCGACAGTGCAGCTGGATTAGTCTTGCTCAATAGTGCCGGGCCTTTTAGCGAAAACCAGCCAACATCTGAACCTGAAACTTTGCAAAGCGAAATTCAGCCACCCAAAAAACCCTCTTCTTTAGAGAAACTTCTGGGTGACTCAGTTAAATGGATTTTTCAACAACCTTTAGCTCAGTTTGTGTTATTTCAATATGTACGACAACGTTGGGTAATTCGCCAAACTTTAGAAAAGGTATACCTTAATAAAAGTGCAGTTACAGACCAATTGGTAGAAGAAATTTATCGTCCTGCTTTTGATCCGGGTGCATTGGATGTATTTGTTTCAGTTTTTAGCAGTCCTCAAGGAGAAAAAGTTGATGTACTACTAAAGCAATTAACTTGTTCTTTGTTGATGTTATGGGGAGAAGCCGATCCGTGGATGAATCCTAAAGAACGTTCTCAAAAGTTTCGTCAATATTCTCCTCAACTCACAGAGCATTTCTTAACAGCAGGTCATTGTCCCCATGATGAAGTACCCGATGGAGTAAATCAACTTTTACGCGATTGGGTTTTATCTATTGCCCGGTGATATTAAATCTCATTAGAAAATGTTGAGTAGAGACGCAATTTATTGCATCTCTACTCGCAGGTTTTTCTATAAAAAAAATACTTATAACAAAGAGGAAATTACTATTAAGCTAAAATTCCTGTTACAACAATCCGAGAGCCTTCCAAAAACTTCTCTACTTTGATTTGTGTTCCTAACTCCTCTCCCAAGGCGGGAACATGAGTGATCACGCCAACTAATCTGTCTTGTTTCCCTCTGTACCTGTTTTCTCTTGGTTTCTTAAACATTGTTGATACTTAGCGTCACTTTCATATAATGCTTGGCGTTCCTGTTCAATTACTTTAATTTTCCATTTATCTGTTTTTAATATGACACTAATTTGTTGTGTCTCTGCCTCCAGTTCAGCTTCTTTTTCTGCTAATATTTGGCGACATTGAATTTCTTGCTTTTTTAGATTATCGATGGTTGTTTCAGCTTTAGTTTTAGTATCAGCAGCTTTTTGGCGGTTTTGTTCAGCAGCGCGATCGCGTTTTTCTAGTGCTTTGATATAGTCTGAAGATTCTAGTTGTGGTAATTTGATGTAGCCCAACGTAAATGTTGGCGATTCATATCGCAATGCTCCATCTCGAATTACCAAAGTATTTGCATCTTTCAGTGAAAGTTCTTCACTGATTTGAATTGGTGGCTCGTAGTCATTTCCCTAAGGCTCCAAGCGAAAGTTATGCGATCGCCAGAAGCTACTTACATAGTTCTCCTCAGACATTACCTTGTGTTTTGCTTAGAAAATTTTATGTTTTCAATGTCACTCGCAATCTACGAATAATTGTCAAGTTTATGGATTGTTAAGTCTTGGCAACTTTTGTTGATGGCCATCCAAATAGGAACGCACCCACCGCATTGCAGAAAGCGCGATCGCTAAAGAGCAAAGGAATTTTAGCGGATCATGCATCACCAGCTAAAATTTGCCTTGTCAAGTTTAAAACACACTTATTTAATTATTTAAAAACGTAGGATTTAATTTCTTGGTCTATTTGGTCACTAATAATCTCAGTTCCCATACTGATTTTATCGAGGTTAACCCTCACAAAATTTGTTTTATCTTCTTTTGTAAACTTTTTATTATTATCCGAGTCTTTAATAATTTTTAGAAAAATTGCATTTTGACCTGGAACAACAACCCAACTGATTATTCGAGTATTATTTGGGGTAATTTGCTGGAGGTTCTTACCTGATAAATCAGAAAGATAGCCAATAGTAGCATCTTCGCTGTTAAGTTTTTTATCTGTATTTGTATCTTGTTCAATGATTTTATATAACAAAACTCTTCTGGTGGGTTTCTCTGCCGCTTTTACCTCCAATAAATCGAAAGAGGTGATAATAGCTTTTTTATTTAATAAAAGATGAGCTTCACTACCTTGCTTTTGATAAAAGATGATGTTATACAATTGATTATTTCTTTCATTTTCATAAGAACGTGAAAGGTTTAAATCAATTCCTTTATCTTCATTCTGCTCTGTAAGACTAACAGGAATCATTAGATAATCTGATTGTTCTTTAATAATTAAATCGCCATAGATAATATTTGATTGTGGCTTTGATTTCTCAGTTGCTTTTGCCTGTTCTGCATTTTTACTACCAGAAGACTTACAGGAAAAAGAAAGGGCAGCTACAATCATAACTGTAGTAATTTTATTTAAAAAGCGATAATTTCTCATCAAATTCTCCTAACAGGATATGTTGCTGTCCTATTTTATTCCCTGCTGGAAAATTAGCTAGAGTCCATCCAATACGCTTGGATTAAGAAAAATTGTAAGTTGGGTTAAGCAAAGCGTGACTCAACAAAGCCCCACTGGCACTCCCTGCTGTACCGAGAAAATCATATTACAATAAAATGCCAAAAACCTGGTCGAGGTTGACCAGGTTTTATCGAGTTTACAGGTTTCAAATTTTAAACTAATTAAATAACTGAAGGTTAATAACTAGGGTGGACTGAAAAACTAACAAACTCAGCATTATTGCGTTTTTCCGCTTTAGGATTTGGCTTTGCCCTCTACATTAGGCTTTTTGCCACTTCTATTACATTTAATATGCTGAAATCTGCTTGGGCTGATGACAAGGGGACACTAAGTCATTGACCCTTTTTGTTTGGTTTTATTCTGTTTGGTGTCCTACTATTTAAAATATCACTTAATTTGTGAGTTGTAACCCTTGGTTTACGAAAGTTGACGTTTTGTTAGATTTTGCAATCTAGAGCCAAAAATTTGATCCCCGACCCTCTTTTGAAGAAAGTTAAAGGGATCTTGGATAGATTAAGCATAGCAACCAAACAGCATTGTCATCAATCCCACATAATCTGATTGTCATCCAGATGGTCGGTGACAATACGGCCAATGGCATCAATTTCTACCAATTCGGCGCTAGAAAGCTTGATTTGGGCGGCTAATGCGTTATCTAATGCTTGTTCGGGATAACGCCCTCCAGCGATGTCTGGCGACAAGCCGCTAGGACGCGTCTACGCATTTGTTTGAGGTTGAGCAATTAACCAGGCTAAAGCTAACTGAGCAAGGGTACAATTATGAAGAATGGCTATAGGACGCAGTTTTTCTAGCGCTTGTTGGGCACGTTCAAAGTTTTCGCCTTGAAACAGTTTATTTTTAGCACGGTTATCTGTTGGGTCAAATTCATGACCGAGAGCAAATCTTCCTGTTAACAACCCCTGCGCTAAAGGCGAATAAGCAAGGATAGAAATATTGTTTTCGATACAATAGGACAATGCATCTTGTTCTACCTGTCTCCAGAATAAAGAATAGGGTGGTTGCAAACTATCAATACGTCCATAACTAGCTGCTTCTGCTAACTGGACAGCAGAAAAATTGGAAACACCGATTGCTCGAATTTTACCTTGCTTTTTGAGCATGTTAAGAGCTTTCATAGTTTCTTCGATAGGTACTATTTCACTATTGAAAGCGCCGGAGGGCCAATGTATTTGGTAAAGATCAATGTAATCAGTTTTCAGGTTAGTTAAGGAACGATCGCAAGCTTCAATCGCTTGTTCATACTTAAGATGGTTAGCAAAAACTTTTGTGGCATATTCCACGCGATCGCGCACATCAGATAAAGCTTCAACGACAATTCGCTCAGAGTGCCCTTCACCATAAGCTTCAGCAGTATCAATTGTGGTGATACCAGCTTCATAAGCGGCTCGAATCGTTTTAATCGAGTCAGCATCCTCAATTCCCACCCACATTCTTTTACCAGCTTGCCAAGTTCCCATCAGAATGGGTGTGATTTTGACTTCACTTGTACCTAGCGATCGCTTTTCCATAATTGCTTCCTAATTCATTCCTTTAGACAGGTTCATACATTATCAGTCTTAGCTTCAAATTAAATCAGAGTTACAATAGATACCGATGGAATTGACTACAACTTTTCATGCTCTCAAAGAATGGGCAGTGGCCATAAATGCCTTGGAAGATGGCAAAACAATTATGTTGCTCCGCAAAGGCGGAATCCACGAACGACATGGACATTTCCAAGTTGCCCACAAGCAAATTTTGCTTTACCCTACTTATGAACATCAACAAGCTTTCATGCTGAAAGCTGAGTATGCCAATAATGTCTATCCAGTAACATCAGGCTGGCATCCTGAAACTGTTCGCATTGGCAGTTGGGCTGAAATTACAGATATTTTGCCAGTGAGTGACGAGTCTATTGTCAACAGTTTACTTCCCTTCCATATTTGGAACGAGCATTTTATTAGCGATCGCCTCAAATGGAAAGCACGTCAACCCCTTTATATTCTGCTTCTGCGGACGTATAAACTACCGCAAGAGCAAGAAATTCCCTATTACGCCAAATACGCTGGCTGCAAGTCATGGATTGATTTAGATCGATCGATTTACTTACAAACAGCACAACCAGTTTTATCTAACTTTGCATACAGCCAAATAGTAGAGACAATTCGCCAGATTGTCGGCGATAAGTTGTATGCTCCATCCTTCTAATAACCCAACTTGTTGTTCAGATACCCGATTTATTCAATAAGTCGGGTATCTAAATCTAGTTTAAGAAGTGCTATTTCACCCTATAGCTCATTTGATTTATAACTTTATAAATTATCTCTAATATCAGGTTCGGTTAAACACTTAATAATATTTGTAGTAGCGCGATAGGCTTAAAATGTTGGCTTTCAAAAACTCACGAAAACCAAAATATAATCATGAACAAAATTACTCAACCCAATAAATTAAGCTTGCCGCGCTAGTACAACACGGCGAAAATAAACCAACCATTCCAAATCAACGAAACCCTTATGCTGTATTCATTTTTAATTTTTAATTCCGCCTTGCGGTACTAGTAGGTTGGGTTGAGGAACGAAACCCAACATTTCCAGGTCTTGCTTGTTGGGTTGTGCTTTGCTTAACCCAACCTACATTTACATCTAATACACTATTTTCGCCTTGACACGCTACTAAAGTTTTTTACAAAGCCAAGCATATTGCTTTATAACTAACTTCTAAAATCTGCGCTTCTATATGTAAGCAGAATCCCCAGTGAATCACCTTGCACCAGATACAGTTTAACTCTGGCATAATGAAGTCAGAACTGCGATCGCAACTCTATGATAATCTATGTTTATCTGTGGTTGATTGTATCGATTATCACAAGTAATAATTAGAATTTTAAGCGGAATACGGTAAAATCCAGAGGAACTTTTATTGTTACCAACGCGTGTTAAAAATGGAAGCAAATTTTCTGACGGCGCTAAAGTTACCTTTCTTAAGTACTGTTTTGCAGATTGCGGCGATTACACTTCTACCTATAGCAATAGGAATGATAGCCAAGCGGTATGTACCCGAACTGGCAGAACAAGGCAGATAAACCTGTGAAGTGGCTGTGCTTTATTTTTCCTGGTGGTGATAATTACTGGAGTGCTGCTACGAGAATGGAATAATTTTGTTTCTTATGTCATAAGATGTAGGCTGGGCAACTCTAGTTTTGAATGTGGTTGCAATGGCTTTAGGTTTTGCGATCGCTACTTTAACCAGATTAGGAGAAAAATACGTTACGGCAATTCCAGTAGAAGTAGGAATTCAAAATGGGACACTGGCGATCGCTTCTACACCTACACTGCTGAATACTTCCACAATAGCCATTCCTGGGGCAATTTATGGTCTGCTAATATTTTTGACTGGTGCTGGATTTGCTTGGTGGACTAGTTGTCGCCAAGGCTTGTTGAAAGCATAAAAGTAGTTTGCCTCATGGTTACAAGTATTTGTACAAATTGAATTATCCAATCTTGTTACGTTGATGTTTCTAGCCTCTTCTGCTAAACCGATTGATGACAATCTCAAGAATTTTGTAGACGAAATTGAAGCGCAAAGCCCAAGTTTATCAGTTTTAGCAGCGCGTGAATTCCGTTATAGTTTGCGGCAAAGTCCTGTAGAACTAAATATCAAGGAACCCCGCCAGTTTAACGTACTCGAAGAATTTATTATCCGTGCTGCTATTGAATTTCAACCTCCGCCAACAGAAGATGAATTAGCATCTGTACTTGGGCTTGATTCTGTATTTATTAAAACTACTACTACAACTCTTCGTTCCTTACAAACTCTATCACCAACATCGCCACTAACAGTTACTCCTGAAGGTCGCTCATTTTATGAAAAAGGGTCTGTACTACAGCCGCCATATCCTATACAAATTAATGCTATTACAGACCCTTTAAGCGATCAGATAACCTTTCAATCTGAATCACTAAACGAGACAACGATAAATTTGCCTGACTTGGCAGACTTTATAACTATTGATCATACAATTGCTGATATTGCTTCCTTACCCCTTGAAGAAATACAAAAAAGTATTCAAGCTTCAGGTTTAGCACTTCATGTGCCAGAAGAGGGAAAAATTGTAACTTCCTATAGGGTGCTAGCTTCAACTCAAAAAATCTGGAGAAAAATATCGCTTTTCGTTATTTTTGATGCTCTTGAAGATAAATTGAGCATTCAAATAAGAAATGGCAAGCAAATTTTAGAGTCAGCATCAAATTGGTTAGAAGTGTTACATAATAAAGGTAAAATATCTTTGCAAACGTTATGTAAATTGTCAACCGAAACTATAGATTTTGAACGCGAAGCCATTCTCAAGCAGAAAAATACTCAAATAGAAGCTAGGCTCGAAAATATTCGCAAAAAGGCGCTACAAGCTGTCACAAAAACCACTAATGAGGTAGATAACTATAAAGCGTTAGGTGAAGCCGTACAGTTACGCGATGGACAAATTAGCTTAACTTTTTCAGAAGTTTTAAATTCGGCTAAAAGTCAGATTCTAATCTATTCTCCTTGGGTGAATCAAGCAGTTATCAATGAAAAATTTCTAACTTTGTTACAGAAATTAGTTAATCGCGGAGTTTGGATTTTAGTTGGATATGGAATTGCGCGGCGACAAGAAGATGAGAATAAATCAATTCCACCAGAATTAGAAAAAAAACTTCGAGCGATAAAAACACCTGATGGTTTACCATCTGTACAGGTTTTTTGGTTGGGAGATTCCCATGTTAAAGAAGTAATAGTTGATCAAGAAATACATCTTTGCGGCTCTCATAACTGGTTATCTTATCGCGGCGATTACCTCCCACGAGGTGAGTCAGTTTATAAAGTGACAATTCCCCTTCAAGTCCAGGAAGCTTATAAATTTCTTGCTAATCGCTTCCAAAATCACGCTCAAAAATTATGGCAAAATGCTCTAGAAAACCGCGATTCTAAACTGGCTGTAGAGTCTTTATGTGTGTGGGGTGCGCTAGGTATGGAAGATATTGCACTCAAAGAGATACAGAAAACTAATTGGTTTGAACTTCTGCCTGTATGGTTGAATGTAGCAATACAGGGATTAAAATCGAAAAACTTATCAGGTGATTCAGCAAGTTTTCAAACTGCACTTTCGTTGCTGAGTCAAGTTTCTCTTGAAGAGGCTTTTATTGAGTTATTGCAACAGGGATGGCGTAAAGTCATCGGCGCGATCGCAATTAACAATCCCGAAACTGCTTTCAACTTACTTAGTGATGAAGTATGGGCGCAATTTATACGTCTCAAGATTGTTCAAGAGAGTGATTCGCCCAATGATTTTATTTTGTATTGTATTTAACCCATACTAGGATATTTTTCATATTCCAATAGTAATAATTTATTAGAACACAGTCCAGATATATGCCGTCTTGATTTCGCGGGAATTGGCAATTAAATGATTCTTAACCTTTGATTGACTTAAAGATAGATTTCAGAGATTCGTCTTGTTCGATACAATTTATAGGTAGAGAGAGGCGAGGAGAACAAGGTGGTATTATTAAAAGGCTTTGAGATTGAGATGTACACTGGTACGCCTCAAGGTGAAATCGTCGGTCTCTCCGACAAAATTGTTGCGGCTTTGGATGGATTTATGCGCGAACCAGATAGCCGCAACGTTGAATACATAACCCAACCATCTCATAATTACGAAAATTTATTGTGTGCCTTGCTGCGTCCCAAGCGGGAGTTGCGAAACTACCTCAATCGTTTGGGCAATTACACCTTGATACCGGGAAGTACTTTATCTTTGGGTGGGAGCGATCGCTTTCTACGTTCCGATCCAGCAAATCCCTATCATGATTACATTGAGAACACCTACGGCACGAAAGTAGTCACCGCTAGCGTACACATAAATATAGGCATCAGCGACCCAGAAGTATTAATGCGGGCGTGTCGAGTCATCCGTATGGAAGCGCCCCTATTTCTCGCCCTCAGCGCCTCATCTCCCTTCTTGGATGGCAAAGCTACTGGCTATCACTCCACGCGTTGGGGCGTCTTCCCACAAACGCCTAGCCATGTCCCCTTATTTGCCAGCCACGCCGATCATATCCAGTGGGTGGAAGATCAACTCGTTGCCGGAACCATGCAGAATGTGCGGCATTTGTGGGCATCAGTGCGACCAAATGGCGATCGCCGTCCTTATGACTTAAATCGCCTAGAACTGCGAATTTGCGATTTAGTCACAGATCCTATTGCCTTACTAGCAATTACTGCCTTATTAGAAGCGCGTTTGTTGCAAATAATCGAAAATCCCAGCATCGATCCGTTAACCCAAAGTACTTTCTCTGCTGAAGAACTTGTGA harbors:
- a CDS encoding aminopeptidase P family protein, with the protein product MLIPQTSTSLGNTLRHRRQQLANLVDFPAILWSGSNNSRNFPANTFPFRANSHFLYFAGLPLPKAAIRLEAGKLELFIDDPSPSSALWHGETPTREEIAEKIGADVARPMAELESWLEDAATLAVQDAATWTQQSQLLNRWVLPQSPPQGIDLELAKAIVSLRLTHDDAALTELRKAAALTVKAHKAGMAATPQAKLEAEVRAAMEGVIIAHNMTTSYNSIVTVHGEVLHNEQYHHSLQPGDLLLADVGAETQTGWAGDVTRTWPVSGKFSSTQRDIYNVVLAAHDACIAKIQPGVEYGDIHLLAATAIAEGLVELGILQGNPEDLVEINAHALFFPHGIGHLLGLDVHDMEDLGDLAGYEEGRERSDRFGLSYLRLNRPLRPGMLVTIEPGFYQVPAILNDANVRSKYQNVVNWQRLSEFADVRGIRIEDDVLVTTEGSEVLTAALPNDADTVENLVNG
- a CDS encoding shikimate dehydrogenase encodes the protein MTKEITGKTKLLGVIGHPVEHSLSPVMHNAAIAQLELDYIYLPFPIEPQNLEVAIAGLAAVGVVGFNVTIPHKQAIIPLLSEITPLAQIIGAVNTVSRQNNQWVGTNTDIEGFLAPLQTTYKQNWSQKVAVILGNGGAARAVVAGCTQLGFAQIHVVGRNMQKLEEFRNSWSNSPLAEKFQVHQWEELPKLIPQANLLVNTTPIGMYPKVDESPLSVEEIANLPTGAIAYDLIYIPKPTQFLEQAQKQGAIAIDGLEMLVQQGVAALKIWLQQETLPVEVMRQALQNHLGLGK
- a CDS encoding alpha/beta fold hydrolase; amino-acid sequence: MQATTASSTTPIPGKYWQWRGHNVYYVRAGEKQTQRPPLLLVHGFGASTDHWRKNITGLCQDFEVFAIDLLGFGRSAKPKLQYSGDLWRDQLHDFISEVIGQKAVLAGNSLGGYACLCVASQRPDSAAGLVLLNSAGPFSENQPTSEPETLQSEIQPPKKPSSLEKLLGDSVKWIFQQPLAQFVLFQYVRQRWVIRQTLEKVYLNKSAVTDQLVEEIYRPAFDPGALDVFVSVFSSPQGEKVDVLLKQLTCSLLMLWGEADPWMNPKERSQKFRQYSPQLTEHFLTAGHCPHDEVPDGVNQLLRDWVLSIAR
- a CDS encoding DUF1802 family protein; this encodes MELTTTFHALKEWAVAINALEDGKTIMLLRKGGIHERHGHFQVAHKQILLYPTYEHQQAFMLKAEYANNVYPVTSGWHPETVRIGSWAEITDILPVSDESIVNSLLPFHIWNEHFISDRLKWKARQPLYILLLRTYKLPQEQEIPYYAKYAGCKSWIDLDRSIYLQTAQPVLSNFAYSQIVETIRQIVGDKLYAPSF
- the gshA gene encoding glutamate--cysteine ligase, encoding MVLLKGFEIEMYTGTPQGEIVGLSDKIVAALDGFMREPDSRNVEYITQPSHNYENLLCALLRPKRELRNYLNRLGNYTLIPGSTLSLGGSDRFLRSDPANPYHDYIENTYGTKVVTASVHINIGISDPEVLMRACRVIRMEAPLFLALSASSPFLDGKATGYHSTRWGVFPQTPSHVPLFASHADHIQWVEDQLVAGTMQNVRHLWASVRPNGDRRPYDLNRLELRICDLVTDPIALLAITALLEARLLQIIENPSIDPLTQSTFSAEELVTLTADNEAAAAAGSLDAQLRHWKDGRSIVARDWIAEIYQDVWAIAKQQGFSCFLSPLHKILREGNEAQQWLQLHAVGFDSQCVITQAIIATQEREIELEDKLCSSLLG